TTTTCGATACGGCTTTGACAACATTAAGAGCATCAGATTCGAGCACCACCACCTCCATCTCAAGCCGCTTAGCAATCTCTAGCCCAAACTCCAACGCCTTCGCCTCCGCCACATCCACCGACCAGCCAGCACGACACCGTCTGCTCGCGACAAAAACAATCTCACCCAACGCATTCCTACCAACAGCCCCTAAGCCCACCTCACCACCATCAAACATAGCCGCATCACAATTAATTTTCGTCTCCCCCACATTCGGCACAGACCACGCCCCTGACCCTACATCAGCAGCTAACACTCGTCCCCCACCCCCCACACAAGCGTTCTTATAGCCTTGGTACTCGGCTACCATCCGCACAAGACCCAAAATCGTTACATCAGGACACCGTTGTTCTTCTTCAAAAATTTTGTCATTCCGAATCGCCCACATTGCCCAAAGCATAGCAAGAAAACGCCCCTTCTCATCCCCGTGCAACAACTCGATAGCTTCAATAACCCACGAAGAGACCGACGTAGTGGCAGTATTAGATAGAAGCTCCTCAAATCCACTCGCCTCCCAATATTGCCTAATACTCGGGCAAAGATACAACGCGTGCAGCACTGTCTCGGAATCAACACCACATGAAGGGCAGATATCGTCGGGACAACAATGTCGACGGAATAAGTTAGACTTAACCGCAAGAACCCCTGAGCAAGCGCGCCAGATAAAATGTATAAGCTTAGGTGGAACATTCAACCCCCAAATAAACTTCCATACCCTGTCACCAACTCCTTGCACCACACCAACATCCGCTCCTCTTGCCAAACCCATGCCGAGCCAGTAACCCGTTCGAACAGAGTAAACCCCATTTCTCGTCGGCCACCAATACAACTGATCCAGGTGCTAATTAGAGCTAATAGGAATGCTTAGAACACGAAGCACCTCTGTAACACCCCACCTATTTCCGAGTTATCGCTAGTAGTTACTTGCTCATTTTCTTTATTAATATTGAACTTTAATTGAAAGTTTTAAAATTTAATATTGCTTTTGGAACAAAGTAAAATTTTAATTCATGTAAAActttataaaaaaatatatatctATAATATGGTTTTATAATATTCAAAAACGAGGTTGAAAGAAAAGTTGAATTAAGAGCCGAACTTTTGTTTTGGACCTTGACCCAAcctataagaaaataaaaataaaaaggaaaataaagTTTTCCTTGTCAAAACCCTATAACCCGGCCTCCTGCTCATACAACTTTACTCTTTTACTTTCCCTGTATCACCTCTTTCACCAGTTTCCTATTCTCAAACCTTTTCCTTCCCGTTCTTGGTTGTACGCCGTCTTCCTATAAACAGTTGCCGGGCTCCAACAACGATTAGTAATCGATCGTCCTTTTTCCTCTCTTTCGGCCGTATAAATAGTAAGGTATTGTTACTCATCTAGTTTTTCAGTAACAACAAATTTTTATAAATCGTGCTTTTGAAAGTTTGTTTGATAAATCACTAAATTATGTTCTTAATCCCGTTTCGAGCCGTGTCGTGTTTATTGCTATTGTGTTTCGGGTGGCATGTA
This genomic window from Silene latifolia isolate original U9 population unplaced genomic scaffold, ASM4854445v1 scaffold_124, whole genome shotgun sequence contains:
- the LOC141637622 gene encoding uncharacterized protein LOC141637622 gives rise to the protein MGLARGADVGVVQGVGDRVWKFIWGLNVPPKLIHFIWRACSGVLAVKSNLFRRHCCPDDICPSCGVDSETVLHALYLCPSIRQYWEASGFEELLSNTATTSVSSWVIEAIELLHGDEKGRFLAMLWAMWAIRNDKIFEEEQRCPDVTILGLVRMVAEYQGYKNACVGGGGRVLAADVGSGAWSVPNVGETKINCDAAMFDGGEVGLGAVGRNALGEIVFVASRRCRAGWSVDVAEAKALEFGLEIAKRLEMEVVVLESDALNVVKAVSKRAFSRNSLGMCVSDICRYFSLLAVKNICHVKRGGNTVAHLTARICHIAGEERIYVTDFPTPVTSLAELDLI